Proteins from one Lachnospiraceae bacterium KGMB03038 genomic window:
- a CDS encoding glutamyl-tRNA amidotransferase has protein sequence MKQRDEKKETRKLPMSRRGKRLMVIYAALVLMMTAGATTVFAADDPLTVINNLSEFIFGLIRAIGMILLGFGIVQIGLSLKSHDPSQRANGFLTLAGGVIITFAREILTLITG, from the coding sequence ATGAAACAGAGAGATGAGAAGAAAGAAACCCGGAAACTTCCCATGAGCCGCAGAGGAAAGCGGCTCATGGTCATCTATGCGGCGCTGGTACTGATGATGACAGCAGGAGCCACAACCGTGTTTGCAGCGGATGATCCTTTGACCGTGATCAATAACCTGTCCGAATTCATCTTTGGGCTGATCCGTGCCATTGGAATGATCCTGCTGGGATTTGGTATCGTGCAGATCGGCCTGTCCTTAAAATCCCATGATCCGTCACAGCGGGCGAATGGATTTCTGACACTGGCCGGAGGCGTGATCATTACGTTTGCACGAGAAATCTTAACACTGATTACGGGGTGA
- a CDS encoding AbrB/MazE/SpoVT family DNA-binding domain-containing protein has protein sequence MEIAKISSKGQITIPVSVRNRLHLNTGDKVLILEENGRFYIENAANVAFQHVEEGFRGAAAEAGFNSEDEMQDYMKEIREELRRK, from the coding sequence ATGGAGATTGCTAAAATTTCAAGCAAAGGCCAGATCACGATCCCCGTATCTGTTAGGAATCGTCTGCACTTAAATACAGGAGACAAGGTGTTGATTTTAGAAGAAAACGGAAGATTTTATATTGAAAATGCGGCGAATGTAGCTTTTCAGCACGTTGAGGAAGGTTTTCGTGGCGCTGCTGCAGAGGCGGGCTTTAACAGTGAGGATGAAATGCAGGATTATATGAAAGAAATCCGGGAAGAACTCAGGAGGAAATAA
- a CDS encoding putative toxin-antitoxin system toxin component, PIN family, producing the protein MRVMLDTNILVSLIFFPSAVTRDFARRVGFGNRIVLCDYVVEELRLVVERKFPNRKKILEQFFYELPFELVYTPKELNAEEFPSVRDTKDFPILATAIMENVDVLVTGDKDLRVVEIEYPEIMTMSEFIEKY; encoded by the coding sequence ATGAGAGTTATGCTGGATACAAATATTCTGGTTTCCCTTATCTTTTTCCCGTCTGCGGTTACCCGTGATTTTGCACGGAGAGTAGGATTTGGAAACCGGATCGTACTCTGTGATTATGTGGTGGAAGAACTTCGATTGGTAGTGGAAAGAAAATTTCCGAACCGAAAGAAGATTTTGGAACAGTTCTTCTATGAATTACCCTTTGAGCTGGTCTATACGCCAAAAGAGTTAAATGCGGAAGAATTTCCTTCTGTGAGGGATACCAAGGATTTCCCCATCCTTGCCACAGCGATCATGGAGAATGTAGATGTATTGGTAACTGGGGATAAAGATTTAAGGGTTGTAGAAATTGAATATCCGGAAATCATGACAATGAGCGAGTTCATTGAAAAATATTGA
- a CDS encoding PrgI family protein, with product MEIKINREIREYTEAMYFGLSLRQFICAVLACGVAVGLYFLLRPHMGMETVSWVCMLGAAPFAAIGFIKYHGMTAEIFLWVWIKSEILMPKYLVFHPENLYYELAKDEIRKQEKEAMGKHVKNTKNRHAAGQGEV from the coding sequence TTGGAGATTAAGATCAACCGGGAAATCCGGGAATATACGGAGGCCATGTATTTTGGCCTGTCACTCCGCCAGTTTATCTGTGCGGTTCTGGCCTGCGGCGTTGCTGTGGGCCTTTATTTTTTGCTCCGCCCGCATATGGGAATGGAAACAGTCAGTTGGGTGTGCATGTTGGGAGCAGCGCCCTTTGCGGCCATTGGCTTTATCAAATACCACGGAATGACCGCAGAGATATTTTTGTGGGTGTGGATCAAGAGCGAGATCCTCATGCCGAAATATCTGGTATTCCATCCGGAAAATTTGTATTACGAACTGGCAAAGGACGAGATCAGAAAGCAGGAAAAGGAGGCGATGGGAAAGCATGTTAAGAACACTAAAAACCGTCATGCGGCAGGACAAGGAGAAGTTTAA
- a CDS encoding TraE family protein, whose amino-acid sequence MLRTLKTVMRQDKEKFKIPKSVQQAIPIQTIWKDGIFLVGKNKYAKTYRFTDINFEVASEEDKKSMFLDYTSILNFFDCGATTKLTIIIRRLNKEELKEAVFIPMQEDGLDKYRKEVNDMLMEKTVGANGMIRELYVTISVYRKNVEDARNYFLRTGNGLISHFSNLGSKCEELDAQEKLHVLHSFYRAGEESHFSFDMKTSAKLGHSFKDYICPDTMEFEKDYFKVGERYGRVLYLKDYASYISDTMVSEFADINQNMMISIDIIPIPTDEAVNEAQNRLLGVETNITNWQRRQNANQNFSATVPYDMELQKEESREFLRDLTTRDQRMMVAVVTLMHMAGDKKQLDADTSTILSVARNKMCQMAVLKFQQMDGMNTALPIGVRKIDSMRTLTTESLGSLIPFRTQEVMDKGGIYCGINAISHNLILVNRGLLLNPSAFILGVPGSGKSMLTKLFVLLIILTTSKDQVLIYDPEGEYEPLVQALGGVSLPICAGSDIHLNAMDMVKGYGDKNPIVDKSQFVLSLYERITDDRYIIGPKEKSILDRCVERVYSKKRQYEIPTFFTLRRVLQEQDEPEAKDLALMLELFTDGTLNNFSHPTNIETENRLISFNTRGMVEDMKDLGQLVITDHMINRVSQNWENGVRTHIFLDEFHTLLQHKYSANFFDSAYRRFRKRNAWTTSLTQNVEYVLDSLTARTMLSNSEFIVMLNQSASDREQLAELLHISGEQMKYITNARAGNGLARIGSALVPFYNQMSKNSEIYKLMSTKPEDFEKTWGSPVDGIPES is encoded by the coding sequence ATGTTAAGAACACTAAAAACCGTCATGCGGCAGGACAAGGAGAAGTTTAAAATCCCGAAGAGCGTACAGCAGGCAATCCCGATCCAGACCATCTGGAAAGACGGGATCTTTCTGGTAGGGAAAAACAAGTATGCGAAGACGTATCGGTTTACGGACATCAACTTTGAGGTGGCGTCCGAGGAAGATAAGAAATCCATGTTTCTGGATTACACAAGTATTCTGAACTTTTTTGACTGCGGAGCCACGACCAAGCTGACGATCATTATCCGCAGACTGAACAAGGAGGAGCTGAAAGAGGCTGTCTTTATCCCCATGCAGGAGGACGGACTGGACAAGTACCGGAAGGAAGTCAACGACATGCTCATGGAAAAGACCGTGGGAGCCAATGGCATGATCCGGGAATTGTATGTGACGATTTCCGTGTACCGGAAGAACGTGGAGGACGCAAGGAACTATTTTCTGCGTACCGGAAACGGGCTGATCTCTCATTTCAGCAACCTGGGTTCTAAGTGCGAGGAACTGGACGCACAGGAAAAACTTCATGTGCTGCACAGTTTTTACCGGGCCGGAGAAGAAAGTCATTTCTCTTTTGATATGAAAACGTCCGCAAAACTGGGCCACAGCTTTAAAGATTATATCTGTCCGGACACGATGGAGTTTGAAAAGGACTACTTCAAAGTAGGGGAACGGTATGGAAGGGTGCTGTATCTGAAAGACTATGCTTCTTATATCTCAGACACTATGGTATCGGAGTTTGCCGACATCAACCAGAACATGATGATCAGCATTGATATTATCCCGATCCCTACAGACGAGGCGGTCAATGAGGCACAGAACCGTCTGCTGGGTGTAGAGACGAATATCACGAACTGGCAGAGGCGGCAGAACGCCAACCAGAACTTTTCCGCTACAGTTCCCTATGATATGGAATTGCAGAAGGAGGAAAGCAGGGAATTTCTGCGGGATCTGACTACAAGGGATCAGCGGATGATGGTAGCTGTCGTGACTTTAATGCACATGGCCGGAGATAAGAAACAGTTGGACGCAGATACCAGCACGATCCTGTCCGTGGCCAGAAATAAGATGTGTCAGATGGCAGTGCTGAAATTTCAGCAGATGGACGGAATGAATACTGCACTCCCGATTGGAGTGAGAAAGATTGACAGCATGAGGACGCTGACCACAGAAAGTCTTGGCAGTCTGATTCCCTTCCGGACACAGGAAGTCATGGACAAAGGCGGGATCTACTGCGGAATCAATGCGATCTCCCACAATCTGATCTTGGTAAACCGTGGACTTTTGCTCAATCCGTCCGCTTTTATCTTAGGCGTACCCGGAAGCGGCAAATCCATGTTGACAAAATTATTTGTGTTGTTAATTATTCTCACAACGTCAAAAGATCAGGTGCTGATCTACGATCCGGAAGGGGAATATGAACCTCTGGTGCAGGCGCTGGGCGGCGTGAGCCTGCCAATCTGTGCCGGAAGTGATATTCACTTAAATGCTATGGATATGGTAAAAGGCTATGGCGATAAAAACCCGATTGTGGACAAATCCCAGTTCGTCCTCTCCCTGTATGAGCGGATCACGGATGACCGCTATATTATCGGACCGAAGGAAAAGAGTATCCTTGACCGCTGCGTGGAGCGTGTGTATTCCAAAAAACGCCAGTACGAAATCCCGACCTTTTTTACGTTACGCCGGGTACTGCAGGAGCAGGATGAGCCGGAGGCAAAAGATCTGGCTCTGATGTTGGAACTGTTCACGGACGGTACGCTGAACAACTTTTCCCATCCCACCAACATTGAGACGGAAAACCGTCTGATCAGCTTTAATACACGGGGCATGGTGGAAGATATGAAAGATCTGGGGCAGCTTGTGATCACTGACCACATGATCAACCGGGTATCCCAGAACTGGGAGAACGGTGTGAGAACCCATATCTTTCTGGATGAGTTCCACACGCTGTTGCAGCATAAGTACAGCGCGAATTTTTTCGACAGTGCTTACCGGCGGTTCCGTAAGAGAAACGCATGGACGACCAGTCTGACGCAGAACGTGGAGTATGTGCTGGATTCACTGACCGCAAGGACAATGCTCTCCAACTCGGAATTTATTGTCATGCTGAATCAGTCTGCTTCTGACCGGGAGCAGTTGGCAGAACTTCTCCATATTTCCGGGGAACAGATGAAGTATATTACAAATGCCAGAGCCGGAAATGGCCTTGCGAGGATCGGCAGCGCCCTGGTTCCGTTCTATAATCAGATGAGTAAAAATTCTGAGATCTACAAGCTGATGTCCACAAAACCAGAGGATTTTGAGAAAACGTGGGGCAGTCCGGTAGACGGTATTCCAGAGTCATAA
- the srtB gene encoding class B sortase, whose product MKHQKIKGKWYLAGLAVCVLLFGVSLFQVISHYAGAQKAEKEFTELAQIVEQTEDTPEEEPAGEEQEVVSPLERYAELFAMNNDMAGWIRIEDTQINYPVMYTPDNPDYYLKHNFYKESSAYGVPYIAEHCDPMEPSDNVIIYGHHMNNGSMFAGLMNYEDRDFYEQHKTVRFDTLTETAEYEVIAVFKTTVYDDTGFKFYLFSHAETEKEFTDYMEQCRELALYDTGATATYGDKLLTLSTCEYSNTNGRLVVVAKKI is encoded by the coding sequence ATGAAACATCAGAAGATCAAAGGGAAATGGTATCTGGCAGGACTGGCGGTATGCGTCCTGCTTTTTGGCGTGTCGCTGTTTCAAGTGATCAGCCATTATGCGGGCGCACAGAAAGCGGAGAAAGAATTTACCGAACTGGCACAGATCGTGGAGCAGACAGAGGATACGCCGGAGGAAGAACCGGCAGGAGAGGAGCAGGAAGTCGTCTCTCCTTTAGAGCGGTATGCCGAGCTGTTTGCCATGAATAATGATATGGCCGGATGGATCAGGATTGAGGATACGCAGATTAACTATCCGGTCATGTATACGCCGGACAACCCGGACTATTATCTGAAACACAATTTTTACAAGGAGTCCAGCGCCTATGGTGTTCCCTATATCGCAGAGCATTGCGATCCGATGGAACCCAGTGACAATGTGATCATCTACGGACACCATATGAATAACGGTTCCATGTTCGCCGGATTGATGAATTATGAGGATCGGGATTTCTATGAACAGCATAAAACGGTCCGTTTTGATACGCTGACGGAAACCGCCGAATACGAAGTGATCGCAGTATTCAAGACCACGGTATATGACGATACCGGATTCAAGTTCTATCTTTTTTCTCATGCAGAGACAGAAAAAGAGTTCACGGACTATATGGAGCAGTGCAGGGAACTTGCCCTTTATGATACGGGAGCGACCGCCACATATGGAGACAAGCTGCTTACTCTGTCCACCTGCGAATATTCCAATACCAATGGAAGGCTTGTGGTTGTGGCTAAGAAGATCTGA
- a CDS encoding CHAP domain-containing protein codes for MGRTIKTRHVQKDIKVLDKTVTAAEHMKGAYIRTRDSAEQTQVKEQGNPVGYAEDQVMEKGERAARGTVQQAEKQGKKVIHAVRERGRAEKEAEAFREKNGDPSASSFSSGTEKTYQSKGQRKNRTGAQTGRTAGGQAAGERETGKKGAQIRELPKQTVKTIDRGEKTIKTAHASIKTSGKAAVKGTGRTIKTAQRTGYTAVRTTEVTARAAGQGARAAVLTTQRTAVVARQAAIAAAQTAKAAAKAISAAVKAVIASTKALVSAILAGGWIVVLILLIVILFGALFSMVGGSNSSTVTPVSAEVEAYEPLIRQYARQYGIEEYVELIKAVMMQESGGQGTDPMQASECGYNTRYPNTPNGITDPEYSIDVGIQNLAACLREAGVESPVDMNNIKLALQGYNYGNGYISWAKENYGGYTYANAVEFSTMMAERNGWSGYGDTEYVSHVLRYYVFGRIPTGTGNQAIVQVALTQEGNGGDTYWSWYGFTERKEWCACFVSWCADQCGYIENGVIPRFSLCSAGMEWFESRGQFMDGSYVPTSGDLVFFDWGNDGSVDHVGIVERVVDGTVYTVEGNSGDKVARRSYPIGYGQIVGYGVPIY; via the coding sequence ATGGGAAGAACGATCAAAACCCGCCACGTCCAGAAGGATATCAAGGTATTGGATAAAACAGTGACAGCGGCGGAGCATATGAAAGGGGCCTATATCCGGACAAGAGACAGCGCAGAACAGACACAGGTCAAGGAACAGGGAAATCCCGTAGGCTATGCCGAAGATCAGGTCATGGAAAAAGGGGAGAGAGCCGCCCGTGGAACGGTTCAACAGGCGGAAAAACAGGGGAAGAAAGTAATCCATGCTGTCCGGGAGCGGGGCAGGGCAGAAAAAGAGGCAGAGGCTTTCCGGGAGAAAAACGGAGATCCTTCCGCCTCTTCTTTTTCGTCTGGTACAGAAAAGACTTACCAGTCGAAAGGACAGAGGAAAAACCGGACAGGAGCGCAGACCGGGCGGACAGCCGGAGGGCAGGCCGCCGGAGAAAGGGAGACTGGAAAGAAAGGAGCGCAGATCCGGGAACTTCCAAAGCAGACGGTCAAGACGATTGACCGGGGAGAGAAAACAATCAAAACAGCTCATGCTTCTATAAAAACTTCCGGGAAAGCCGCAGTGAAAGGCACGGGCAGGACAATCAAAACAGCGCAGAGAACGGGATACACAGCAGTCCGGACTACGGAGGTTACTGCCAGAGCTGCAGGCCAGGGAGCGAGAGCAGCGGTTCTGACTACTCAGAGGACAGCGGTTGTAGCAAGACAGGCGGCGATTGCCGCAGCGCAAACTGCAAAAGCGGCGGCGAAAGCTATATCAGCCGCAGTGAAAGCTGTCATTGCGTCAACGAAGGCGCTTGTCTCAGCTATCCTTGCAGGGGGCTGGATCGTGGTGTTGATCCTGCTGATCGTCATCCTGTTTGGAGCATTATTCAGCATGGTGGGAGGAAGTAATTCTAGTACTGTTACACCTGTCAGTGCAGAGGTGGAGGCATATGAGCCACTGATCCGGCAGTATGCCAGACAGTATGGAATTGAGGAATATGTAGAACTGATCAAAGCGGTTATGATGCAGGAGAGTGGCGGACAGGGAACCGATCCCATGCAGGCGTCCGAGTGCGGGTATAATACCCGTTATCCAAATACGCCAAACGGGATCACAGATCCGGAGTATTCTATTGATGTTGGTATCCAGAACCTTGCGGCCTGTCTGCGGGAGGCAGGCGTGGAAAGTCCGGTGGATATGAACAATATTAAACTGGCACTGCAGGGATATAATTATGGAAACGGGTATATCTCATGGGCGAAAGAGAATTATGGAGGATACACCTATGCCAATGCGGTGGAGTTTTCTACAATGATGGCAGAACGGAACGGGTGGAGCGGTTACGGGGATACGGAGTATGTATCCCATGTACTGCGATACTATGTGTTTGGGCGTATCCCTACGGGAACCGGAAATCAGGCGATTGTGCAGGTGGCGTTGACGCAGGAAGGCAACGGAGGAGACACCTACTGGAGCTGGTACGGTTTTACAGAACGGAAGGAATGGTGTGCCTGCTTTGTAAGTTGGTGCGCTGACCAGTGCGGTTATATTGAAAATGGTGTAATACCAAGGTTTTCTCTTTGTTCTGCAGGTATGGAATGGTTTGAGAGCCGGGGCCAGTTCATGGACGGTAGCTATGTTCCCACCT